Proteins co-encoded in one Homo sapiens chromosome 6 genomic scaffold, GRCh38.p14 alternate locus group ALT_REF_LOCI_3 HSCHR6_MHC_DBB_CTG1 genomic window:
- the DDR1 gene encoding epithelial discoidin domain-containing receptor 1 isoform X9 has protein sequence MGPEALSSLLLLLLVASGDADMKGHFDPAKCRYALGMQDRTIPDSDISASSSWSDSTAARHSRLESSDGDGAWCPAGSVFPKEEEYLQVDLQRLHLVALVGTQGRHAGGLGKEFSRSYRLRYSRDGRRWMGWKDRWGQEVISGNEDPEGVVLKDLGPPMVARLVRFYPRADRVMSVCLRVELYGCLWRDGLLSYTAPVGQTMYLSEAVYLNDSTYDGHTVGGLQYGGLGQLADGVVGLDDFRKSQELRVWPGYDYVGWSNHSFSSGYVEMEFEFDRLRAFQAMQVHCNNMHTLGARLPGGVECRFRRGPAMAWEGEPMRHNLGGNLGDPRARAVSVPLGGRVARFLQCRFLFAGPWLLFSEISFISDVVNNSSPALGGTFPPAPWWPPGPPPTNFSSLELEPRGQQPVAKAEGSPTAILIGCLVAIILLLLLIIALMLWRLHWRRLLSKAERRVLEEELTVHLSVPGDTILINNRPGPREPPPYQEPRPRGNPPHSAPCVPNGSALLLSNPAYRLLLATYARPPRGPGPPTPAWAKPTNTQAYSGDYMEPEKPGAPLLPPPPQNSVPHYAEADIVTLQGVTGGNTYAVPALPPGAVGDGPPRVDFPRSRLRFKEKLGEGQFGEVHLCEVDSPQDLVSLDFPLNVRKGHPLLVAVKILRPDATKNARNDFLKEVKIMSRLKDPNIIRLLGVCVQDDPLCMITDYMENGDLNQFLSAHQLEDKAAEGAPGDGQAAQGPTISYPMLLHVAAQIASGMRYLATLNFVHRDLATRNCLVGENFTIKIADFGMSRNLYAGDYYRVQGRAVLPIRWMAWECILMGKFTTASDVWAFGVTLWEVLMLCRAQPFGQLTDEQVIENAGEFFRDQGRQVYLSRPPACPQGLYELMLRCWSRESEQRPPFSQLHRFLAEDALNTKPLSPTQLVLWMGSSPPSSSHPLGKGGEKYRIDTGHGPLEHLGPTGQH, from the exons ATGGGACCAGAGGCCCTGTCATCTTTACTGCTGCTGCTCTTGGTGGCAAGTGGAGATGCTGACATGAAGGGACATTTTGATCCTG CCAAGTGCCGCTATGCCCTGGGCATGCAGGACCGGACCATCCCAGACAGTGACATCTCTGCTTCCAGCTCCTGGTCAGATTCCACTGCCGCCCGCCACAGCAG gttggagagcagtgacGGGGATGGGGCCTGGTGCCCCGCAGGGTCGGTGTTTCCCAAGGAGGAGGAGTACTTGCAGGTGGATCTACAACGACTCCACCTGGTGGCTCTGGTGGGCACCCAGGGACGGCATGCCGGGGGCCTGGGCAAGGAGTTCTCCCGGAGCTACCGGCTGCGTTACTCCCGGGATGGTCGCCGCTGGATGGGCTGGAAGGACCGCTGGGGTCAGGAG GTGATCTCAGGCAATGAGGACCCTGAGGGAGTGGTGCTGAAGGACCTTGGGCCCCCCATGGTTGCCCGACTGGTTCGCTTCTACCCCCGGGCTGACCGGGTCATGAGTGTCTGTCTGCGGGTAGAGCTCTATGGCTGCCTCTGGAGGG ATGGACTCCTGTCTTACACCGCCCCTGTGGGGCAGACAATGTATTTATCTGAGGCCGTGTACCTCAACGACTCCACCTATGACGGACATACCGTGGGCGG ACTGCAGTATGGGGGTCTGGGCCAGCTGGCAGATGGTGTGGTGGGGCTGGATGACTTTAGGAAGAGTCAGGAGCTGCGGGTCTGGCCAGGCTATGACTATGTGGGATGGAGCAACCACAGCTTCTCCAGTGGCTATGTGGAGATGGAGTTTGAGTTTGACCGGCTGAGGGCCTTCCAGGCTATGCAG GTCCACTGTAACAACATGCACACGCTGGGAGCCCGTCTGCCTGGCGGGGTGGAATGTCGCTTCCGGCGTGGCCCTGCCATGGCCTGGGAGGGGGAGCCCATGCGCCACAACCTAGGGGGCAACCTGGGGGACCCCAGAGCCCGGGCTGTCTCAGTGCCCCTTGGCGGCCGTGTGGCTCGCTTTCTGCAGTGCCGCTTCCTCTTTGCGGGGCCCTGGTTACTCTTCAGCGAAATCTCCTTCATCTCTG ATGTGGTGAACAATTCCTCTCCGGCACTGGGAGGCACCTTCCCGCCAGCCCCCTGGTGGCCGCCTGGCCCACCTCCCACCAACTTCAGCAGCTTGG AGCTGGAGCCCAGAGGCCAGCAGCCCGTGGCCAAGGCCGAGGGGAGCCCGACCGCCATCCTCATCGGCTGCCTGGTGGCCATCATCCTGCTCCTGCTGCTCATCATTGCCCTCATGCTCTGGCGGCTGCACTGGCGCAGGCTCCTCAGCAAG GCTGAACGGAGGGTGTTGGAAGAGGAGCTGACGGTTCACCTCTCTGTCCCTGGGGACACTATCCTCATCAACAACCGCCCAGGTCCTAGAGAGCCACCCCCGTACCAGGAGCCCCGGCCTCGTGGGAATCCGCCCCACTCCGCTCCCTGTGTCCCCAATGGCTCTG CGTTGCTGCTCTCCAATCCAGCCTACCGCCTCCTTCTGGCCACTTACGCCCGTCCCCCTCGAGGCCCGGGCCCCCCCACACCCGCCTGGGCCAAACCCACCAACACCCAGG CCTACAGTGGGGACTATATGGAGCCTGAGAAGCCAGGCGCCCCGcttctgcccccacctccccagaACAGCGTCCCCCATTATGCCGAGGCTGACATTGTTACCCTGCAGGGCGTCACCGGGGGCAACACCTATGCTGTGCCTGCACTGCCCCCAGGGGCAGTCGGGGATGGGCCCCCCAGAGTGGATTTCCCTCGATCTCGACTCCGCTTCAAGGAGAAGCTTGGCGAGGGCCAGTTTGGGGAG GTGCACCTGTGTGAGGTCGACAGCCCTCAAGATCTGGTCAGTCTTGATTTCCCCCTTAATGTGCGTAAGGGACACCCTTTGCTGGTAGCTGTCAAGATCTTACGGCCAGATGCCACCAAGAATGCCAG GAATGATTTCCTGAAAGAGGTGAAGATCATGTCGAGGCTCAAGGACCCCAACATCATTCGGCTGCTGGGCGTGTGTGTGCAGGACGACCCCCTCTGCATGATTACTGACTACATGGAGAACGGCGACCTCAACCAGTTCCTCAGTGCCCACCAGCTGGAGGACAAGGCAGCCGAGGGGGCCCCTGGGGACGGGCAGGCTGCGCAGGGGCCCACCATCAG CTACCCAATGCTGCTGCATGTGGCAGCCCAGATCGCCTCCGGCATGCGCTATCTGGCCACACTCAACTTTGTACATCGGGACCTGGCCACGCGGAACTGCCTAGTTGGGGAAAATTTCACCATCAAAATCGCAGACTTTGGCATGAGCCGGAACCTCTATGCTGGGGACTATTACCGTGTGCAGGGCCGGGCAGTGCTGCCCATCCGCTGGATGGCCTGGGAGTGCATCCTCATG GGGAAGTTCACGACTGCGAGTGACGTGTGGGCCTTTGGTGTGACCCTGTGGGAGGTGCTGATGCTCTGTAGGGCCCAGCCCTTTGGGCAGCTCACCGACGAGCAGGTCATCGAGAACGCGGGGGAGTTCTTCCGGGACCAGGGCCGGCAG GTGTACCTGTCCCGGCCGCCTGCCTGCCCGCAGGGCCTATATGAGCTGATGCTTCGGTGCTGGAGCCGGGAGTCTGAGCAGCGACCACCCTTTTCCCAGCTGCATCGGTTCCTGGCAGAGGATGCACTCAACACG AAGCCCCTGTCGCCCACCCAGCTGGTCCTGTGGATGGGATCCTCTCCACCCTCCTCTAGCCATCCcttggggaagggtggggagaaATATAGGATAGACACTGGACATGGCCCATTGGAGCACCTGGGCCCCACTGGACAACACTGA
- the DDR1 gene encoding epithelial discoidin domain-containing receptor 1 isoform X12 — protein MGPEALSSLLLLLLVASGDADMKGHFDPAKCRYALGMQDRTIPDSDISASSSWSDSTAARHSRLESSDGDGAWCPAGSVFPKEEEYLQVDLQRLHLVALVGTQGRHAGGLGKEFSRSYRLRYSRDGRRWMGWKDRWGQEVISGNEDPEGVVLKDLGPPMVARLVRFYPRADRVMSVCLRVELYGCLWRDGLLSYTAPVGQTMYLSEAVYLNDSTYDGHTVGGLQYGGLGQLADGVVGLDDFRKSQELRVWPGYDYVGWSNHSFSSGYVEMEFEFDRLRAFQAMQVHCNNMHTLGARLPGGVECRFRRGPAMAWEGEPMRHNLGGNLGDPRARAVSVPLGGRVARFLQCRFLFAGPWLLFSEISFISDVVNNSSPALGGTFPPAPWWPPGPPPTNFSSLELEPRGQQPVAKAEGSPTAILIGCLVAIILLLLLIIALMLWRLHWRRLLSKAERRVLEEELTVHLSVPGDTILINNRPGPREPPPYQEPRPRGNPPHSAPCVPNGSAYSGDYMEPEKPGAPLLPPPPQNSVPHYAEADIVTLQGVTGGNTYAVPALPPGAVGDGPPRVDFPRSRLRFKEKLGEGQFGEVHLCEVDSPQDLVSLDFPLNVRKGHPLLVAVKILRPDATKNARNDFLKEVKIMSRLKDPNIIRLLGVCVQDDPLCMITDYMENGDLNQFLSAHQLEDKAAEGAPGDGQAAQGPTISYPMLLHVAAQIASGMRYLATLNFVHRDLATRNCLVGENFTIKIADFGMSRNLYAGDYYRVQGRAVLPIRWMAWECILMGKFTTASDVWAFGVTLWEVLMLCRAQPFGQLTDEQVIENAGEFFRDQGRQVYLSRPPACPQGLYELMLRCWSRESEQRPPFSQLHRFLAEDALNTKPLSPTQLVLWMGSSPPSSSHPLGKGGEKYRIDTGHGPLEHLGPTGQH, from the exons ATGGGACCAGAGGCCCTGTCATCTTTACTGCTGCTGCTCTTGGTGGCAAGTGGAGATGCTGACATGAAGGGACATTTTGATCCTG CCAAGTGCCGCTATGCCCTGGGCATGCAGGACCGGACCATCCCAGACAGTGACATCTCTGCTTCCAGCTCCTGGTCAGATTCCACTGCCGCCCGCCACAGCAG gttggagagcagtgacGGGGATGGGGCCTGGTGCCCCGCAGGGTCGGTGTTTCCCAAGGAGGAGGAGTACTTGCAGGTGGATCTACAACGACTCCACCTGGTGGCTCTGGTGGGCACCCAGGGACGGCATGCCGGGGGCCTGGGCAAGGAGTTCTCCCGGAGCTACCGGCTGCGTTACTCCCGGGATGGTCGCCGCTGGATGGGCTGGAAGGACCGCTGGGGTCAGGAG GTGATCTCAGGCAATGAGGACCCTGAGGGAGTGGTGCTGAAGGACCTTGGGCCCCCCATGGTTGCCCGACTGGTTCGCTTCTACCCCCGGGCTGACCGGGTCATGAGTGTCTGTCTGCGGGTAGAGCTCTATGGCTGCCTCTGGAGGG ATGGACTCCTGTCTTACACCGCCCCTGTGGGGCAGACAATGTATTTATCTGAGGCCGTGTACCTCAACGACTCCACCTATGACGGACATACCGTGGGCGG ACTGCAGTATGGGGGTCTGGGCCAGCTGGCAGATGGTGTGGTGGGGCTGGATGACTTTAGGAAGAGTCAGGAGCTGCGGGTCTGGCCAGGCTATGACTATGTGGGATGGAGCAACCACAGCTTCTCCAGTGGCTATGTGGAGATGGAGTTTGAGTTTGACCGGCTGAGGGCCTTCCAGGCTATGCAG GTCCACTGTAACAACATGCACACGCTGGGAGCCCGTCTGCCTGGCGGGGTGGAATGTCGCTTCCGGCGTGGCCCTGCCATGGCCTGGGAGGGGGAGCCCATGCGCCACAACCTAGGGGGCAACCTGGGGGACCCCAGAGCCCGGGCTGTCTCAGTGCCCCTTGGCGGCCGTGTGGCTCGCTTTCTGCAGTGCCGCTTCCTCTTTGCGGGGCCCTGGTTACTCTTCAGCGAAATCTCCTTCATCTCTG ATGTGGTGAACAATTCCTCTCCGGCACTGGGAGGCACCTTCCCGCCAGCCCCCTGGTGGCCGCCTGGCCCACCTCCCACCAACTTCAGCAGCTTGG AGCTGGAGCCCAGAGGCCAGCAGCCCGTGGCCAAGGCCGAGGGGAGCCCGACCGCCATCCTCATCGGCTGCCTGGTGGCCATCATCCTGCTCCTGCTGCTCATCATTGCCCTCATGCTCTGGCGGCTGCACTGGCGCAGGCTCCTCAGCAAG GCTGAACGGAGGGTGTTGGAAGAGGAGCTGACGGTTCACCTCTCTGTCCCTGGGGACACTATCCTCATCAACAACCGCCCAGGTCCTAGAGAGCCACCCCCGTACCAGGAGCCCCGGCCTCGTGGGAATCCGCCCCACTCCGCTCCCTGTGTCCCCAATGGCTCTG CCTACAGTGGGGACTATATGGAGCCTGAGAAGCCAGGCGCCCCGcttctgcccccacctccccagaACAGCGTCCCCCATTATGCCGAGGCTGACATTGTTACCCTGCAGGGCGTCACCGGGGGCAACACCTATGCTGTGCCTGCACTGCCCCCAGGGGCAGTCGGGGATGGGCCCCCCAGAGTGGATTTCCCTCGATCTCGACTCCGCTTCAAGGAGAAGCTTGGCGAGGGCCAGTTTGGGGAG GTGCACCTGTGTGAGGTCGACAGCCCTCAAGATCTGGTCAGTCTTGATTTCCCCCTTAATGTGCGTAAGGGACACCCTTTGCTGGTAGCTGTCAAGATCTTACGGCCAGATGCCACCAAGAATGCCAG GAATGATTTCCTGAAAGAGGTGAAGATCATGTCGAGGCTCAAGGACCCCAACATCATTCGGCTGCTGGGCGTGTGTGTGCAGGACGACCCCCTCTGCATGATTACTGACTACATGGAGAACGGCGACCTCAACCAGTTCCTCAGTGCCCACCAGCTGGAGGACAAGGCAGCCGAGGGGGCCCCTGGGGACGGGCAGGCTGCGCAGGGGCCCACCATCAG CTACCCAATGCTGCTGCATGTGGCAGCCCAGATCGCCTCCGGCATGCGCTATCTGGCCACACTCAACTTTGTACATCGGGACCTGGCCACGCGGAACTGCCTAGTTGGGGAAAATTTCACCATCAAAATCGCAGACTTTGGCATGAGCCGGAACCTCTATGCTGGGGACTATTACCGTGTGCAGGGCCGGGCAGTGCTGCCCATCCGCTGGATGGCCTGGGAGTGCATCCTCATG GGGAAGTTCACGACTGCGAGTGACGTGTGGGCCTTTGGTGTGACCCTGTGGGAGGTGCTGATGCTCTGTAGGGCCCAGCCCTTTGGGCAGCTCACCGACGAGCAGGTCATCGAGAACGCGGGGGAGTTCTTCCGGGACCAGGGCCGGCAG GTGTACCTGTCCCGGCCGCCTGCCTGCCCGCAGGGCCTATATGAGCTGATGCTTCGGTGCTGGAGCCGGGAGTCTGAGCAGCGACCACCCTTTTCCCAGCTGCATCGGTTCCTGGCAGAGGATGCACTCAACACG AAGCCCCTGTCGCCCACCCAGCTGGTCCTGTGGATGGGATCCTCTCCACCCTCCTCTAGCCATCCcttggggaagggtggggagaaATATAGGATAGACACTGGACATGGCCCATTGGAGCACCTGGGCCCCACTGGACAACACTGA
- the DDR1 gene encoding epithelial discoidin domain-containing receptor 1 isoform 5 precursor (isoform 5 precursor is encoded by transcript variant 5), whose amino-acid sequence MGPEALSSLLLLLLVASGDADMKGHFDPAKCRYALGMQDRTIPDSDISASSSWSDSTAARHSRLESSDGDGAWCPAGSVFPKEEEYLQVDLQRLHLVALVGTQGRHAGGLGKEFSRSYRLRYSRDGRRWMGWKDRWGQEVISGNEDPEGVVLKDLGPPMVARLVRFYPRADRVMSVCLRVELYGCLWRDGLLSYTAPVGQTMYLSEAVYLNDSTYDGHTVGGLQYGGLGQLADGVVGLDDFRKSQELRVWPGYDYVGWSNHSFSSGYVEMEFEFDRLRAFQAMQVHCNNMHTLGARLPGGVECRFRRGPAMAWEGEPMRHNLGGNLGDPRARAVSVPLGGRVARFLQCRFLFAGPWLLFSEISFISDVVNNSSPALGGTFPPAPWWPPGPPPTNFSSLELEPRGQQPVAKAEGSPTAILIGCLVAIILLLLLIIALMLWRLHWRRLLSKVLESHPRTRSPGLVGIRPTPLPVSPMALVHLCEVDSPQDLVSLDFPLNVRKGHPLLVAVKILRPDATKNARNDFLKEVKIMSRLKDPNIIRLLGVCVQDDPLCMITDYMENGDLNQFLSAHQLEDKAAEGAPGDGQAAQGPTISYPMLLHVAAQIASGMRYLATLNFVHRDLATRNCLVGENFTIKIADFGMSRNLYAGDYYRVQGRAVLPIRWMAWECILMGKFTTASDVWAFGVTLWEVLMLCRAQPFGQLTDEQVIENAGEFFRDQGRQVYLSRPPACPQGLYELMLRCWSRESEQRPPFSQLHRFLAEDALNTV is encoded by the exons ATGGGACCAGAGGCCCTGTCATCTTTACTGCTGCTGCTCTTGGTGGCAAGTGGAGATGCTGACATGAAGGGACATTTTGATCCTG CCAAGTGCCGCTATGCCCTGGGCATGCAGGACCGGACCATCCCAGACAGTGACATCTCTGCTTCCAGCTCCTGGTCAGATTCCACTGCCGCCCGCCACAGCAG gttggagagcagtgacGGGGATGGGGCCTGGTGCCCCGCAGGGTCGGTGTTTCCCAAGGAGGAGGAGTACTTGCAGGTGGATCTACAACGACTCCACCTGGTGGCTCTGGTGGGCACCCAGGGACGGCATGCCGGGGGCCTGGGCAAGGAGTTCTCCCGGAGCTACCGGCTGCGTTACTCCCGGGATGGTCGCCGCTGGATGGGCTGGAAGGACCGCTGGGGTCAGGAG GTGATCTCAGGCAATGAGGACCCTGAGGGAGTGGTGCTGAAGGACCTTGGGCCCCCCATGGTTGCCCGACTGGTTCGCTTCTACCCCCGGGCTGACCGGGTCATGAGTGTCTGTCTGCGGGTAGAGCTCTATGGCTGCCTCTGGAGGG ATGGACTCCTGTCTTACACCGCCCCTGTGGGGCAGACAATGTATTTATCTGAGGCCGTGTACCTCAACGACTCCACCTATGACGGACATACCGTGGGCGG ACTGCAGTATGGGGGTCTGGGCCAGCTGGCAGATGGTGTGGTGGGGCTGGATGACTTTAGGAAGAGTCAGGAGCTGCGGGTCTGGCCAGGCTATGACTATGTGGGATGGAGCAACCACAGCTTCTCCAGTGGCTATGTGGAGATGGAGTTTGAGTTTGACCGGCTGAGGGCCTTCCAGGCTATGCAG GTCCACTGTAACAACATGCACACGCTGGGAGCCCGTCTGCCTGGCGGGGTGGAATGTCGCTTCCGGCGTGGCCCTGCCATGGCCTGGGAGGGGGAGCCCATGCGCCACAACCTAGGGGGCAACCTGGGGGACCCCAGAGCCCGGGCTGTCTCAGTGCCCCTTGGCGGCCGTGTGGCTCGCTTTCTGCAGTGCCGCTTCCTCTTTGCGGGGCCCTGGTTACTCTTCAGCGAAATCTCCTTCATCTCTG ATGTGGTGAACAATTCCTCTCCGGCACTGGGAGGCACCTTCCCGCCAGCCCCCTGGTGGCCGCCTGGCCCACCTCCCACCAACTTCAGCAGCTTGG AGCTGGAGCCCAGAGGCCAGCAGCCCGTGGCCAAGGCCGAGGGGAGCCCGACCGCCATCCTCATCGGCTGCCTGGTGGCCATCATCCTGCTCCTGCTGCTCATCATTGCCCTCATGCTCTGGCGGCTGCACTGGCGCAGGCTCCTCAGCAAG GTCCTAGAGAGCCACCCCCGTACCAGGAGCCCCGGCCTCGTGGGAATCCGCCCCACTCCGCTCCCTGTGTCCCCAATGGCTCTG GTGCACCTGTGTGAGGTCGACAGCCCTCAAGATCTGGTCAGTCTTGATTTCCCCCTTAATGTGCGTAAGGGACACCCTTTGCTGGTAGCTGTCAAGATCTTACGGCCAGATGCCACCAAGAATGCCAG GAATGATTTCCTGAAAGAGGTGAAGATCATGTCGAGGCTCAAGGACCCCAACATCATTCGGCTGCTGGGCGTGTGTGTGCAGGACGACCCCCTCTGCATGATTACTGACTACATGGAGAACGGCGACCTCAACCAGTTCCTCAGTGCCCACCAGCTGGAGGACAAGGCAGCCGAGGGGGCCCCTGGGGACGGGCAGGCTGCGCAGGGGCCCACCATCAG CTACCCAATGCTGCTGCATGTGGCAGCCCAGATCGCCTCCGGCATGCGCTATCTGGCCACACTCAACTTTGTACATCGGGACCTGGCCACGCGGAACTGCCTAGTTGGGGAAAATTTCACCATCAAAATCGCAGACTTTGGCATGAGCCGGAACCTCTATGCTGGGGACTATTACCGTGTGCAGGGCCGGGCAGTGCTGCCCATCCGCTGGATGGCCTGGGAGTGCATCCTCATG GGGAAGTTCACGACTGCGAGTGACGTGTGGGCCTTTGGTGTGACCCTGTGGGAGGTGCTGATGCTCTGTAGGGCCCAGCCCTTTGGGCAGCTCACCGACGAGCAGGTCATCGAGAACGCGGGGGAGTTCTTCCGGGACCAGGGCCGGCAG GTGTACCTGTCCCGGCCGCCTGCCTGCCCGCAGGGCCTATATGAGCTGATGCTTCGGTGCTGGAGCCGGGAGTCTGAGCAGCGACCACCCTTTTCCCAGCTGCATCGGTTCCTGGCAGAGGATGCACTCAACACGGTGTGA
- the DDR1 gene encoding epithelial discoidin domain-containing receptor 1 isoform 4 precursor (isoform 4 precursor is encoded by transcript variant 4), with product MGPEALSSLLLLLLVASGDADMKGHFDPAKCRYALGMQDRTIPDSDISASSSWSDSTAARHSRLESSDGDGAWCPAGSVFPKEEEYLQVDLQRLHLVALVGTQGRHAGGLGKEFSRSYRLRYSRDGRRWMGWKDRWGQEVISGNEDPEGVVLKDLGPPMVARLVRFYPRADRVMSVCLRVELYGCLWRDGLLSYTAPVGQTMYLSEAVYLNDSTYDGHTVGGLQYGGLGQLADGVVGLDDFRKSQELRVWPGYDYVGWSNHSFSSGYVEMEFEFDRLRAFQAMQVHCNNMHTLGARLPGGVECRFRRGPAMAWEGEPMRHNLGGNLGDPRARAVSVPLGGRVARFLQCRFLFAGPWLLFSEISFISDVVNNSSPALGGTFPPAPWWPPGPPPTNFSSLELEPRGQQPVAKAEGSPTAILIGCLVAIILLLLLIIALMLWRLHWRRLLSKAERRVLEEELTVHLSVPGDTILINNRPGPREPPPYQEPRPRGNPPHSAPCVPNGSGAPV from the exons ATGGGACCAGAGGCCCTGTCATCTTTACTGCTGCTGCTCTTGGTGGCAAGTGGAGATGCTGACATGAAGGGACATTTTGATCCTG CCAAGTGCCGCTATGCCCTGGGCATGCAGGACCGGACCATCCCAGACAGTGACATCTCTGCTTCCAGCTCCTGGTCAGATTCCACTGCCGCCCGCCACAGCAG gttggagagcagtgacGGGGATGGGGCCTGGTGCCCCGCAGGGTCGGTGTTTCCCAAGGAGGAGGAGTACTTGCAGGTGGATCTACAACGACTCCACCTGGTGGCTCTGGTGGGCACCCAGGGACGGCATGCCGGGGGCCTGGGCAAGGAGTTCTCCCGGAGCTACCGGCTGCGTTACTCCCGGGATGGTCGCCGCTGGATGGGCTGGAAGGACCGCTGGGGTCAGGAG GTGATCTCAGGCAATGAGGACCCTGAGGGAGTGGTGCTGAAGGACCTTGGGCCCCCCATGGTTGCCCGACTGGTTCGCTTCTACCCCCGGGCTGACCGGGTCATGAGTGTCTGTCTGCGGGTAGAGCTCTATGGCTGCCTCTGGAGGG ATGGACTCCTGTCTTACACCGCCCCTGTGGGGCAGACAATGTATTTATCTGAGGCCGTGTACCTCAACGACTCCACCTATGACGGACATACCGTGGGCGG ACTGCAGTATGGGGGTCTGGGCCAGCTGGCAGATGGTGTGGTGGGGCTGGATGACTTTAGGAAGAGTCAGGAGCTGCGGGTCTGGCCAGGCTATGACTATGTGGGATGGAGCAACCACAGCTTCTCCAGTGGCTATGTGGAGATGGAGTTTGAGTTTGACCGGCTGAGGGCCTTCCAGGCTATGCAG GTCCACTGTAACAACATGCACACGCTGGGAGCCCGTCTGCCTGGCGGGGTGGAATGTCGCTTCCGGCGTGGCCCTGCCATGGCCTGGGAGGGGGAGCCCATGCGCCACAACCTAGGGGGCAACCTGGGGGACCCCAGAGCCCGGGCTGTCTCAGTGCCCCTTGGCGGCCGTGTGGCTCGCTTTCTGCAGTGCCGCTTCCTCTTTGCGGGGCCCTGGTTACTCTTCAGCGAAATCTCCTTCATCTCTG ATGTGGTGAACAATTCCTCTCCGGCACTGGGAGGCACCTTCCCGCCAGCCCCCTGGTGGCCGCCTGGCCCACCTCCCACCAACTTCAGCAGCTTGG AGCTGGAGCCCAGAGGCCAGCAGCCCGTGGCCAAGGCCGAGGGGAGCCCGACCGCCATCCTCATCGGCTGCCTGGTGGCCATCATCCTGCTCCTGCTGCTCATCATTGCCCTCATGCTCTGGCGGCTGCACTGGCGCAGGCTCCTCAGCAAG GCTGAACGGAGGGTGTTGGAAGAGGAGCTGACGGTTCACCTCTCTGTCCCTGGGGACACTATCCTCATCAACAACCGCCCAGGTCCTAGAGAGCCACCCCCGTACCAGGAGCCCCGGCCTCGTGGGAATCCGCCCCACTCCGCTCCCTGTGTCCCCAATGGCTCTG GTGCACCTGTGTGA